Within the Aeromicrobium sp. Root236 genome, the region GCATCCCACTGCTCGATCGCGTCGGCCAGGGCGGCGTCCAGGGCCTCGAGCTGGGCGCGCCTCGCCGGGTCGTAGGACATGCCGTGGCGCAGTCCGCGGGCCGTCGTGATCTCGAGGCGCGGGCGCTTGCCGTCGAGCAGCACGAGGCGGGGCCGCTGCCAGATGTGGGTGCGGTGGGTGTCGGTGTAGCCGAACACCTCGAGCACGCTCCCGTCGAACACCAGCAGCGTGCCGTCGTCCACCAGGGCCTCGATGTTCGCGCTCATGGCGACGACCCTAGGAGGCGCTCGCAACTGTCGGACCTTCGGCGTACGTTCGGCGCATGTCCGACCGGATCATCGAGCTCCGCCAGTACACCCTCAAGCCCGGCACGCGCGACGGCTTCATCGAGCGGTTCGAGCGCGAGTTCCAGCACACGCAGGAGGCCGTGGGCATCCACGTCCTCGGCATCTTCACCGACCTCGACGATCCCGACCGCTTCGTGTGGTTCCGCGGCTTCCCGACACTCGGGGAGCGCACCGCCTCGCTGGCAGCGTTCTACGGCGGGCCGGTATGGGCCGCGTGGGGTCAGGAGACCAACGCCGACCTGATCGACTCCGATGACGTGCTGATGCTGAGGCCCCGCCCGGGCAAGCCCGGGCTGCCGGTGTCGGTCTTCGGCGAGCTGGCGATCCGGGTCTGGGCGATCGACTCCGACACCGACGAGTCGTCGCTCGTCACCGCGATCGATGCCGCCGGCGGTGACGTGCTGCTGAGCCACCCCGGGCCCAACGAGTTCCGGTTGCCGGTGCGCGACGACCGCGTCGTCGTGGCACTCGGTGGCGACGGCCTGCCCGGCGGTGAGCTGCAACGCCTGCGGCTCGCGCCCACGGCAGGTTCGGTGCTGCGTTGATCAGCGCAGACGGGCGACCGCGAGCACGACGGGATCGGTGACCCCCGGCCAGGTGCCGGTCAGTGCCGCGTCGCCCTGGGGCGCAGGACCGTCGAGCACCCGCCGCACCTCGAGGTCGACGGAGCCGTCGGCGCCGCCGCTGCCGGTGACCTGTACGTCCGGCGGCCGGATCTGGGTGCGGCCGTCGCCGAGGTCACGCACGAGCTCTGCCTGGGTGCCTCCGGTGAGGATCGTCGCCGTCAGGACGGCCTGGTAGACCGGGTCCGCGATCGCGTCGTAGACCCAGCGGTCTCCGAGCACGGTGTGCTCCATCGTGCCGACCAGGTGCGACTCGGCGCCGTCGAGCGGAGCGCCGCGATAGGTCCACGGCACCTGCAGGACGGGCCCGTCACCGGCGCGTACGAGGTGCGTCTCCATGCCGACCTCGCCGTCCGGATCGTCGAACCGGTAGGCACCGAGGTGCTCCAGCGCCGACGCGTCGCCGGCGAACCACGGCTGCGTCGGCAGCCAGGTCGCGAGCAGCTCAGGCTTGGTCGGCGTGATGTCGGCATTGGCGTGCAGGATGGCCATGCCTCGAACCTAGCCCAGCCGGCTGACACGATGGCCACATGCGCATCGTGGTGCTCGACGACTACCAGCAGGTTGCTGCCCGGCACGCCGACTGGGACTCCCTCGACGCCGAGGTCACGTTCCTGGACCGGCACCTCGAGGGCGCCGAGCTGGTCGAGGCGCTCGGCGACGCGGAGGTCGTCGTGGCGATGCGCGAGCGTACGCCGATCACGGCCGACCTCATCGCCCTTCTGCCCAAGCTGCAGCTGATCGTCACGACGGGGCGCCGCAACGCGTCGATCGACGTCGCGGCCGCCCGCGAACGCGGCATTCCCGTGTGCGGCACGGCCGGCCTCGCCTCGTCGACGCTGGAGCACACGTGGGCGCTGATCCTCTCCGCCGCGCGGCACATCCCCGACGAGGATCGCTCGATGCGCGAGGGCGGCTGGCAGACGACAGTCGGCACGGGCCTTGCGGGTCGCACGCTCGGCGTCATCGGCCTGGGTCGACTCGGCTCGCAGGTCGCCACGATCGGTCAGGCGTTCGGCATGGACGTCATCGCCTGGTCGCAGAACCTCGATGCCGAGCACGCCCGCTCCATGGGCGTACGAGCGGTGTCGAAGGACGAGCTCCTGGCGGGCTCCGACGTCGTGACGATCCACCTGGTCTCGAGCGCGCGCACGCATCATCTCGTCGGCGCCGCCGAGCTCGCCGCGATGCGTCCCACCGCGTACCTGGTCAACACGTCGCGCGGCCCGATCGTCGACACCGCGGCCCTGCTCGATGTCCTGCGCGCCGGCCGCATCGCCGGCGCGGCGATCGACGTGTACGACACCGAGCCGCTGCCCGCCGATCATCCCTTGCGCACCGCACCGCGCACGGTGCTGACACCGCACCTCGGCTACGTCACCGACGACGGCTACGACGTGTTCTTCCGCGAGGCGGTCGAGGACATCGCGGCCTGGCAGGCCGGTGCACCGATCCGGGTGCTGGGCTAGCGCAGGCGGGTGATCTCGACGGCGACGAACAGCTCGGAGCCGCCGGACGTCGAGAAGATGCCGCGCAGGGGCGGGCTGTCGGCGTAGTCGCGACCCTTGGCGACCACGACGTGCCGGGGCCCGGGCGCGATCGCGTTGGTCGGGTCCCAGCCGACCCACTCGCCGTCCCACCACTCGATCCACGCGTGCGACTCGCCCGCGGTCGCCTCGCCGATCACCGGGTCCGGCGAGGGGTGCAGGTAGCCGGACACGTAGCGTGCCGGGATGCGGGCCTCGCGCAGGACGCCGAGCGTCAGGTGCGCGAAGTCCTGGCACACGCCGTTCTTGCTGTCCCACGCGTCGGCGGCGGTGGTGGTGACCTCGGTGCTGCCCGGCAGGTACTTGACCCGGTCATGGAGAAAGCCCGCGGCGGCCAGGGCGTACTCGCCGGGGGTCGCGGCCGATGCACGGATGTCGGCGAGGTCGGTGAGCAGCGACGGCGACGGCGCGACCCACGACGAGAGCTCCAGGAACTCGCAGTAGTCGTCCTGCACCGCGAGCAGGTCGTCCCACGAGACGGCGTGCGGCCGGACCGGTACGTCCTGGGTCTCGACGGTCGAGGTGGCGACGACCGTGAGGTCCGTGTGCGGGTCGTGCACCTCGAACGACGTCACGGTGGTGCCCCAGTAGTCGCGGTACTCGTAGCTCCACGGCGTCGGGCTGATCTCGAGCCGCGAGCGCAGGACGTACTGCTCCGACGTCGTCATCGGCGTCATGCGCGCCTCGTTGAACGACGCCGCGGCACCGCGCTCGTAGTGGTAGCCGGTGGTGTGCCGGATCCGCATCTGCATCGTCATAGAACGACACCTCCGCGCCAGGTGTGCTCCTCGTACTCGGCGAAGTAGCGCGCCGTCACGGCGTCGCTGGCCGCGGCGCAGCTGCGCTGGAGGCGCTCCATCTCGACCGGGAGGTCGAACACGATCTCGGTGAGCGGCCGGTACTCCAGCTCGGTGCGGGCCCGGCCGAGCAGTCGCTGCGCCTCGTCGCTGAAGCCCGTGCGTTGGCCGCTGCGCTCGAGCTTGGTCAACGCCTTCTCGGCCTGGGCGAGCGACGACACGATCGACCGCGGGAACCAGCGGTCGAGCAGCAGGAACTCGGCGGCCTGCCGGTCGGCCTCGATGCCGCGGTAGGCGCGGATGAACGACTCGTACGCTCCACAGGCGCGCAGCGTCGTGGGCCAGGCGACCTGCGGGCCGGACGCCAGCGCCGCTGTCGAGAGCAGGCGGGCGGTCATGTCGACCCGCTCGATGCTGCGACCGAGCATGTAGAACTGCCAGCCCTCGTCGCGGGTCATGGTCGAGTCGGCGATTCCGGAGATCATCGCGGTGCGGTTGCGGACCCACGCGAACATGTCGGGCGACCGCATCGCGCGGGCGGTCGGCAGGCCACGCCACGTCGTGTTGATCGCCGCCCAGATGTCGGTCGAGAGGGTCTCGCGGGCGCGGCGGGCGCTCTCGCGGGCCGCGCCGATCGCCGCGGCGATCGAGACCGGCGAGTCCGCGTTGTGCGCGAGCAGGTCGAGGATCATCCAGCGGTTGGGGTTGCCGACGTACTCCTCGACACCCATGACCGAGAGCAGCTGCTCGCACGAGGTGCGCTCGTCCATGCCGGGGTCCTCGATCAGGACCTGCATCTGGACGTCGAGGATGCGGGCGGTGTCGTCGGCGCGCTCGAGGTAGCGGCCGATCCAGAACAGCGACTGCGCGATGCGGCTCAGCACGAGGTCACCCCCGGTGGTTGAGGTGCGGAGCGAAGCGGCGCCTCGGAACCGCTTTGCTGTTGCTGCTGTTCCTGCACCTGGACCTGGAGGTCGGTCGGATCGCCGTCGATCGCGGGTCCGGCCGACTGCGGGGTGCCGGCGACCCGGCTCGCCGCGGGTGCGCCCTCGCCCTCGTCCTCCGGGTCGGTCGGGCTGGCCAGGACCCACGTGTCCTTGGAGCCGCCACCGCGGCTGGAGTTGACGATCAGCTCGCCCTCGGGCAGCGCGACGCGGGTCAGTCCACCGGGGAGCACGAACACGTCGTCGCCGTCGTGCACCGCGAACGGCCGCAGGTCGACGTGCCTCGGACGTACCCCGTCCTCCACGAGCGTCGGCACAGTCGACAGCGAGATCACGGGCTGGGCGATCCAGGCCCGCGGGTCGAGCAGGATCTTGGCGCGCAGCTCGTCGAGCTCCTCGCGGGACGCGGCCGGTCCGATCACGATGCCCTTGCCGCCCGACCCGTCGACGGGCTTGAGCACGAGCTCGTCGAGCCGGTCGAGCACCTCCTCGCGCTGCTCGGGCTCGCCCATGCGCCAGGTGTCGACGTTGCGCAGGATCGGCTCCTCCGACAGGTAGTAGCGGATGAGGTCCGGGACGTACGTGTAGAGCAGCTTGTCGTCGGCGACCCCGTTGCCGACCGCGTTGGCGATCGTCACGTGGCCGGCACGGGCGGCGTTGACGATGCCGGGCACGCCGAGGGCCGAGTCGGCGCGGAACTGCACGGGATCGAGGAAGTCGTCGTCGATGCGGCGGTAGATCACGTCGACCGGCTCGAGTCCGTTGGTCGTACGCATCATGACCCGGCCCGACCGGCACACGAGGTCGCGGCCCTCGACCAGCTCGACGCCCATGGTGCGGGCGAGCAGGGTGTGCTCGAAGTAGGCCGAGTTGTAGACGCCCGGGGTCAGCACGACGACGGTCGGGTCGCTGACGCCGGCCGGTGCGGCCTTGCGCAGAGCCGCGAGGAGCTGCTGTGAGTACTGCGACACCGGGCGGATGCGGTGGTCGGCGAACACCTCGGGCAGCGCCGCGGACAGCGCCCGGCGGTTGGTCATGACGTACGAGACGCCGGACGGCACCCGGACGTTGTCCTCGAGCACGCGGAAGTCGCCGTTGCCGTCGCGGATCAGG harbors:
- a CDS encoding transglutaminase family protein codes for the protein MTMQMRIRHTTGYHYERGAAASFNEARMTPMTTSEQYVLRSRLEISPTPWSYEYRDYWGTTVTSFEVHDPHTDLTVVATSTVETQDVPVRPHAVSWDDLLAVQDDYCEFLELSSWVAPSPSLLTDLADIRASAATPGEYALAAAGFLHDRVKYLPGSTEVTTTAADAWDSKNGVCQDFAHLTLGVLREARIPARYVSGYLHPSPDPVIGEATAGESHAWIEWWDGEWVGWDPTNAIAPGPRHVVVAKGRDYADSPPLRGIFSTSGGSELFVAVEITRLR
- a CDS encoding circularly permuted type 2 ATP-grasp protein, producing the protein MMGPDLDGLGSSTVRENYGTIHASFEKMGAEEIRLRADSLASSYLEQGVTFGVAGEERPFPLDIVPRLIEAADWEHVERGVRQRVLALEAFLADAYGPGELFADGIVPRATVMTSPHFHRVVAGLEPANGVRVHVAGVDLIRDGNGDFRVLEDNVRVPSGVSYVMTNRRALSAALPEVFADHRIRPVSQYSQQLLAALRKAAPAGVSDPTVVVLTPGVYNSAYFEHTLLARTMGVELVEGRDLVCRSGRVMMRTTNGLEPVDVIYRRIDDDFLDPVQFRADSALGVPGIVNAARAGHVTIANAVGNGVADDKLLYTYVPDLIRYYLSEEPILRNVDTWRMGEPEQREEVLDRLDELVLKPVDGSGGKGIVIGPAASREELDELRAKILLDPRAWIAQPVISLSTVPTLVEDGVRPRHVDLRPFAVHDGDDVFVLPGGLTRVALPEGELIVNSSRGGGSKDTWVLASPTDPEDEGEGAPAASRVAGTPQSAGPAIDGDPTDLQVQVQEQQQQQSGSEAPLRSAPQPPGVTSC
- a CDS encoding alpha-E domain-containing protein — protein: MLSRIAQSLFWIGRYLERADDTARILDVQMQVLIEDPGMDERTSCEQLLSVMGVEEYVGNPNRWMILDLLAHNADSPVSIAAAIGAARESARRARETLSTDIWAAINTTWRGLPTARAMRSPDMFAWVRNRTAMISGIADSTMTRDEGWQFYMLGRSIERVDMTARLLSTAALASGPQVAWPTTLRACGAYESFIRAYRGIEADRQAAEFLLLDRWFPRSIVSSLAQAEKALTKLERSGQRTGFSDEAQRLLGRARTELEYRPLTEIVFDLPVEMERLQRSCAAASDAVTARYFAEYEEHTWRGGVVL
- a CDS encoding D-2-hydroxyacid dehydrogenase family protein, translated to MRIVVLDDYQQVAARHADWDSLDAEVTFLDRHLEGAELVEALGDAEVVVAMRERTPITADLIALLPKLQLIVTTGRRNASIDVAAARERGIPVCGTAGLASSTLEHTWALILSAARHIPDEDRSMREGGWQTTVGTGLAGRTLGVIGLGRLGSQVATIGQAFGMDVIAWSQNLDAEHARSMGVRAVSKDELLAGSDVVTIHLVSSARTHHLVGAAELAAMRPTAYLVNTSRGPIVDTAALLDVLRAGRIAGAAIDVYDTEPLPADHPLRTAPRTVLTPHLGYVTDDGYDVFFREAVEDIAAWQAGAPIRVLG
- a CDS encoding NIPSNAP family protein; this translates as MSDRIIELRQYTLKPGTRDGFIERFEREFQHTQEAVGIHVLGIFTDLDDPDRFVWFRGFPTLGERTASLAAFYGGPVWAAWGQETNADLIDSDDVLMLRPRPGKPGLPVSVFGELAIRVWAIDSDTDESSLVTAIDAAGGDVLLSHPGPNEFRLPVRDDRVVVALGGDGLPGGELQRLRLAPTAGSVLR